A window of Variovorax sp. HW608 genomic DNA:
CCGGCTTCGATGTTCCTGCCGACTTCGTCGAATCGGTCGTGATCGGCAGCGGGCGTCCGGCGCTGATCATTCCCTTCGCCGGCGAGATCGCGGATTCGCCGGACAGCGCACTGGTGGCGTGGAAGCCCACGCGCGAGTGCGCGCGCGCGCTCGCGGCGGCGATTCCCTTCCTGCAGAAGGCACACCACGTCCATCTGGTCGAGGAAGACGGGGCCGAGTGGCATTCCGTGCCCATCGACGTGCGCGACTACCTGCGCCTGCATGGCATCGAGCGGGTCCACGAGCACGCAAGGCTCGCGCCGGACAGCGACGGCGAGGCGATCCTTTCGATCGCCTCCGACTGCGATGCCGATCTGCTCGTCATGGGCTGCTACGGGCACAGCCGCGCGCGCGAGCTGCTGCTCGGTGGGGCGACGCGGACCGTGCTGGATTCGATGACGCTTCCGGTCCTCATGGCGCATTGAGGAGTCGACATGAGCCAAGCCATTTCCTCCCTGATGCAGCGTCCCGTCGTCAGCGTGGGCATGGACGACACGGTGGCCCAGGTGGAGGCACTGCTCGCCAGCCGGCACCTGACCTGGGTCCCCGTGCTCGAGCCGACGAATCGCGAGGTGGCCGGGATCATCAGCGCCGCGGATCTCGTGGCTTTCCACGCGCAGGGCCGCGATCCCGCCACGACCCGTGCCTGGCAGATGTGCACCTACAAGCCGGTCGTGGTGGACGCCGGGACACCGGTCGCCATGGTGGCCGCGCTCATGGTCGAGCGCGGCATCCACCACGTGGCCGTGAGCGACCGCAACGGCATTGCCGGCGTCGTCTCGTCGCTGGACTTCGTGCGGACCTTCGTGCCCGAGGGCCTTCGCTGAGCGGACGGCTCGCACCACCTACCGCGGCCTGGCCCGCTCGAAGCAGCCACCGCCACCCTTTAAGCGCCCATCCTGGCGCCATCACCCCATGAAAGGAAGTCACATGCGATCCGATGCACAACTCAGGAGCGACGTCCAGGCCGAACTGGACTGGGATCCCGCGATCCACTCGACCCAGATCGGGGTGATCGCCGCGGACGGCATCGTCACCCTGACGGGCCACGTCGCCAGCCACGCCGAGAAGCACGCCGCCGAATCCGCGGCCCGTCGCGTCAAGGGGGTCAAGGCACTGGCGGTGGAGATCACCGTCAAGCTGCCCGACGACGCGACGCGCAGCGACGCCGACATCGCCCTCGCGGCCGAACGCGGCCTCGAATGGTCGGCGCTCGTGCCGGCCGCCACGATCAAGCCGGAGGTCGAGAACGGCTGGGTCACCCTGAACGGCGAAGTCGAGTGGGACTACCAGCGCCGGGCCGCCGAGAAGGCGGTGCGCAACCTGATGGGCGTCACCGGCGTCACGAACGCGATCAGGATCATTCCGAAGGTGAAGGTGGTCGATATCGAGAAGCGGCTTCACGACGCCCTGTCGCGCCAGGCCGACCGCGAAGCCGGCCACATCCAGGTCACGGTGGAGGGCTCCGAGGTCCGCCTCAAAGGCAGGGTCCACTCCTGGGCGGAACTCAACGCGGTGCAGGGCGCGGCCTGGTCGGCGCCCGGCGTGAGCTCGGTGGTCAATGACCTCATGATCGACTGACCTGCGGGTTCCCTGGCTGCCCCGGCGTGCCCCGACGCCGCGCTGCGCTCGCTGTTCTCGTTTACAGAGCATTTACGCAGCGTTACGCAACCGCTTTCTCCGTTCCGCGAACTGTTTCATCGCAAGCCTAGGCTCACGGTCATTCATTAGGATCAGGAGCAAATGCGATGACACAGGTATTCGACCAGCGGGCAGTGGATGAGGCATCGTTCGCGCAGCGTATTGCCGACACCCTCCAACTGGTGCAGGCGACACTGCCCGTGCAACGGCGCATGGTTCACGCCGGCGACACGATCTACCAGGTGGGCCAGGAGTTCGGCTCGCTGTATGTCGTGAATTCGGGCCTGGTCAAGATGGTGAACCTTTCGAGCGAAGGCCGCGAACAGGTGGTCGCCCTGCACTTCCGGGGCGATTGGCTGGGTCTGGACGGCATCGCCGGCGGCCACTACGGCTGCGATGCGGTTGCCATGGACACGGGCGAAGTGTGGTCGTTCCGCTATGACGACCTCCTGCGCGCCGCCCTGCGGACGCCGGCGCTGCTGACCGCGCTGCACGAAGCGATGAGCAGGCAGCTGGCACGCGATCACGAGTCCCTCCAGTCCCTGTGCGCGCTGCCGGCCGATGCCCGGGTGGCAGGGTTCCTGCACTACTGGGCCGAAGCGATGGCACGGCGCGGCTTGCGCACGGACCAGATTTCCCTGCGCATGACGCGCGCGGAGATCGGGAACTACCTGGGCATGACGCTCGAGACCGTCAGCCGCGCGCTGTCCCGCCTGGCCCGCAGCGATGTCATCCGCTTCATGGAAAAGGGTCGGCGCGACATCCACATCCCCCGCGTCGAAGCCCTGACGACCTTCATGGCGCAGGTTGCGGGGCCAGCCAGTGCGAGGGCGATTCACTAGGGCAGTTGGCCTAACTATCGAACCGATCTAGCTTTCCCGGCCTAGGTGTTTGCGAAGAAGATGAACCCGTCGCGCCAATCCGGCGAAGACCGATTCACTTCAAAGGAAGCTTCATGTCCACGCAGAACATCTCCTCGGCCGCCATCCACGTCGTCGGCCAATACAACGACGCCGGCAAGACCCTGGTCAACGCCTATCGCGCAGGCGCGTACCGCCTGCTCGGGGGCACGGGCTTCCTGGCGAAGCGCGTCGACATCGAAACCGGCCGCCTGGTCGCCCTCATGGACCGCTTCGCCGAGAGCGCCACGAGCGGCATCGAATCCATCGCCAAGGCCGCGGCGCGCGTCGAAGCGCCGCTGACCACTTCCGTCATCAACGCCTTCGCGCGCGTCCACCAGCCGATCGCCAGCGCGTCGGTGAAGATCGCCGACACTGTCGCTGCCGGTGCGAAGAAAATCGAGCGCCGCGTGGCCGGCAGCGCGGAATCCGGCTCGCATGGGGCACAAGCGACGAAGTCGAGGGCGACGCCCGCCGCGCGCCGTCGCACCCCGCGCGGGTCGCGCGCGCTCAAGGCCTGACCCCGATGCCCGAGTGGGCCGCGGGCCCTCTTTCGGAACATCCTTCTGGAGCAAGGCATGGCGACTCGCCGCAATGAGACCGACAACCTGAAGAAGAAGGAGCAGGCGCCGGCGGCCGCCGGCAAGACCGCGCCCGCCACCAAGGCCGCGCCGCGAAGGAAGCCGGCGGCGCGCAAGCCGGAGGCAACGCCGGAACCACCCGCCCAGGGCACCGGCAGCGCCAAGGGGCTGCTGCGCGCGGGCCTCCAGGCGTTGGGCAGCGTGCGCGACGACGTCGTCAAGCATCAGACCAACGTCATCGAGACCCTGCTCGGCATGCCGAAGACCAGCAATGTCAGCGGCAGGAGCGCCGCGGCGCGCGCATTTCCCGCGCTCGACGTCGGGCTGCGCAAGTTCGAGGACGTGTTCGACCAGCGCGTGGCAGCGGCGATGCAGCGCCTCGGCCTGCCGCGCGCAGAGGAAGTCCAGGCGTTGCACGAGCAGGTACGCCTGCTGCAGGAGCGCATCGACCGGCTGGAACGCGGCGGCGAAAGTCCCAACCGCCGCAGGCGCTGAAGACGAACGGACCGCAGCGCGCCAGCCGTGGCCAGTCTCAAAACCCGCGAACGCATCCTCGAGGCCAGCCTCGCGCTTTTCAACGCGCAGGGGCTCGCGGCGGTGTCGACGCACCGCATCGCGGCCGAGCTCGGCATCAGCCCCGGCAACCTGCACTACCACTTCAACGCCAAGCAGCTCATCGTCGAGCGGCTGTTCCGCCGCTTCGAGGAACGGCTGGAACTCCTCAACGCCTCGGCGGCGAACGTGCGCGCGATCGACGATCTCTGGCTGTCGCTGCACCTGCGCTTCGAGGCCATCGATGCATACCGCTTCGTCTATCGCGACATGGCCTACCTGAGCGGCGAATACCCGGTGCTCGGCGAGCGCGCGCGGGCGCTCACCGCGCAGAACCTGCTGGCGGCCCAGGCCTTGTGCGAGGCGCTGGCGGCCGCGGGCGTCATCGAGGCAACGGTCGAGGAAGCACAGATGCTCGCGCTGCAGATGGTCTTCACCACTACCTGCTGGCTGTCGTTCGAGCGGCTGGTGCCGGGCCGCGATGCGCTGCGCGAGGCCGACCCGGGGCTGGCGGCGTTCTACACGCTCGCGCTCGTCTCGCCCTACGTCTCGCGCGAATCGAAGGCCTACCTCGAGTACCTGCGGGGCAAGTACCTCGGCTGACTTCTCACTGCGAGGAACCAGACTGCTGGCGCGCCGATCCAACCCAGCGTCATGTGCCCGTTCATCACGCCAGGCCGGGGGCCAAGCCCGAGCGATCGAGCGCCGAGCCGCTCGATCGAGCGTGTTGTCATGCTCGCGCTGGCCGGCCTGCTCGGCGCGTGCGCGTCCCCATCCTCGCCGCCTGACCCGATCGCCGTTGTCAGCGCGCCATCGGCACCTGCGGCATCCGCCCCCGCCTTCTCCTCCCTCGTGGCCAGCCGCAGCGCCAGCATCGTCGACATCAGCACGCTGCGCATCGGAGGCGCCGACGACAGGGCGGTCGAACTGGAGCTCGCGCCCGAGCTGGACTTCGCCGACCGGCTCGCCTCGCCCCTGCCGGGGAGCGTTCGGCTGAGCCAGACCCGCGACCTCGCCTCGGGCGTGATCCTCACGAGCGACGGCCTGATCCTGACCAGCGCGCACGTGGTTGCGGGCGCGGACGAAGCGCAGGTCCGCCTCGACGACGGCCGGCGCTTCCCGGGGCGCGTGGTCGGCATCGACCGGCGCACCGACGTGGGGCTCATGAAGATCGACGCCAGCGGCCTTGCGCCCGCGGTCATCGGCGATTCCACCGGCCTCGCGCCGGGCGACTGGGTGGCGGCGATCGGCGCGCCCTTCGGTTTTCACGGAAGTGTCACGGCCGGCGTGGTGAGCGCGGTCGACCGCTATGTCGCCGGCGGCGGCGAGGTGCCCTACATCCAGACCGACGTCGCGATCAATCCGGGCAGTTCGGGAAGCCCGCTGTTCAACAGCCGCGGCGAAGTCGTCGGCATCAATTCGATGATCTACAGCGGCAGCGGCGGCTACATGGGCCTGTCGTTCGCGGTGCCGATCAACCTGGCGATGAAGATCGCGGGGCAGCTGAAGTCCACCGGTCGCGTGCAACGCGCGCGCATCGGCGCCGACTTCCAGGAGATGACCCCCGCGCTGGCGCAATCCTTCAGCCTGAAGCAGGCGGCCGGCGCGCTCGTGGTCGGCGTGGATCCGAACGGCCCTGCGCGATCCGCCGGACTGCTGCGCGGCGACGTCGTGACCGCCTTCGACGGCAAGCCGATCGTGCGCTCCACCGACCTGCAGCAGCGGATCTCGCAAGGCCGGCCCGGCAGCCGCAGCGCGCTGGAGGTGTGGCGGCGCGGCGCGGCGCGCACGCTCTGGGTCGTCCTGTCCGAAGAGCCCGCGCCGCGCAGCATCCTGCGGCCGAGCGTCGCGGTCGAATGGGGCGACGGCCTCGGCCTGAGCCTGGGCGAGCTGTCGTCCAGCCAGCGCCTGCAACTCGGCATCGACGGTGGCCTCATGGTGCGCGAAGCCGCCGGCGCGGCCCGCAGCGAGGGCATCCGCGCGGGCGATCTAATCGTCGCGGTGAACGACACCCGCGTCGAACGCATCGAGGACTTCCAGCGCAGCCTCTCGGCCGTCGCGCCGGGCCGCAGCGTCGCCCTGCTGGTCATGCGCGACCGGCGGCTGGCCTACGTGCCGGTGCGGCTGCCGGAGCGCGCCCTCAAGCCGGCGAACTGAGCACCGGCCGCCCCTGCGGACCACTCGACAGTAAGCCGCTGTCCGACAGCCGGATCAGCACTCGACACCTGCACGAACGCGGCGAGGCGTCATAGAAATGACGTTCGGCCCTGGCCCGGGGCACTCAACGTGGAAAGAACACTTCGTGAGCGCTGCACCCCTTACCCAGGCATTCGACGACATGGACGCCTACCTCTTCCGGGAAGGCACCCATTCGCGCCTGCATGACAGGCTGGGCGCCCATCTGGCCGGCGACGGACAGGGCGCATCCTTTGCGGTCTGGGCGCCGAACGCGACCTCGGTGTCGGTCATCGGCGACTGGAACGACTGGAACGGCCACGCCGACGCGCTTGCGCCGCGCGCCGATTCGACCGGAGTCTGGGAAGGCCGCTGCCAGCGCGCCCGCCACGGGCAGGCCTACAAGTTCCGCATCACCGCGCACGGCGGCCGCGTGCTCGAAAAGGCCGATCCGCTCGCCTTCTTCGCCGAAGCGCCGCCGGCCACCGCGTCGCGCCTCTGGTCGCTCGACTACACCTGGAGCGACGGCGACTGGATGCGGCAACGCGCCGCACGCAACGCCGCCGACGCCCCGATCGCCATCTACGAAGTGCACGCCGGATCGTGGCGCCGCCACGACGGCCAGCCGCTGGACTGGCGCGATCTCGCGCACGCGCTGGCCGACTACGTGAATTCGATCGGCTTCACGCACGTCGAGCTGATGCCGATCACCGAGCATCCGTTCTATGGATCGTGGGGCTATCAAACCACCGGCTATTTCGCGCCCACCTCGCGCTACGGCACGCCGCAGGACTTCATGTACTTCGTGGACCACCTGCACCAGCGCGGCATCGGCGTGCTGCTCGATTGGGTGCCCTCGCACTTCCCGACCGACCCGCACGGACTCGCCTCGTTCGACGGCACGCACCTCTACGAGCATGCGGACCCGCGCCAGGGCTTCCATCCGGAATGGAACTCGGCCATCTTCAACTACGGCCGCAACGAGGTGCGCAGCTTCCTGATGTCCTCGGGCCTCTTCTGGCTCGACCGCTATCACATCGACGGGCTGCGGGTGGATGCGGTCGCGTCGATGCTCTACCTCGACTACGCACGCCAGGGCACCGGCTGGATTCCCAACCGCCACGGCGGCCGCGAGAACCTCGAGGCGATCCACTTTCTCCAGCAACTCAACCGCGCCACCTACCGCGACCATCCCGACACCTTCACCGTGGCCGAGGAGTCGACCGCCTGGCCGCAGGTCTCTCGGCCCACCGACGCGGGCGGCCTCGGCTTCGGCATGAAGTGGAACATGGGGTGGATGCACGACACCCTCGCCTACATGCGCGAGGACCCGGTGCACCGGCGCTATCACCACCACCGGCTGACCTTCTCGATGGTCTACGCCTTCAGCGAGAACTTCGTGCTGCCGCTCTCGCACGACGAAGTGGTCTACGGCAAGGGCTCGCTGATCAGCAAGATGCCAGGCGACGACTGGCGGCAGTTCGCCAATCTGCGGCTGCTCTTGTCGTACATGTGGGCACACCCGGGCAAGAAGCTGCTCTTCATGGGCGGCGAGTTCGCCCAGCGGCACGAATGGACGCACGAAGGCGAGCTCGACTGGGAGTCTCTGCGGTCCGAGCAGCATCGCGGCGTGCAGCACCTGGTGGGCGAGCTCAACCGCCTGCTGCGCGAAGAGCCGGCGCTGCACGAGCTCGACTTCTCGTCCGACGGCTTCCAGTGGCTCGAACCCAACGACCATGAACAGAGCGTCGTTGCCTTCCTGCGACGTTCGCGCTCGGCCGGCTCGCTGCTGGTGATCTCCAACATGACGCCGGTGCCGCGCCAGAACTACTGCGTGGGCGTTCCGACCGACGGTACCTGGGCCGAGATCCTCAACAGCGACGCGCGCGCATTCGGCGGCTCGGGCTGGGGCAACCTCGGCGCGGTGCGCGCCTCGCCGATGCGTTCGCACGGCCAGCCGCACTCGGTGTGCCTGACGCTGCCGCCCCTGTCCACCCTCTTCCTGAAGGTCGTTGCCGATGATCAGCAAGCTCCTGCTGCGTGACGATGCACCCGCGCCGGTCGACGCGGTCGACGGCCGAAGCCGCGCCGTAGTGGATGCGGTCCTCCCGATCGTGGACCGCGGGCGCTTCGCGGTGAAGCGCACGGTCGGCGAAAGCCTGCGCGTCACCGCACATGTCTTCACCGACGGACACGACGTGCCGCGCGTGATGCTCCAGTGGTGGAAGGACGGCGACGCGCGCAGCCACGAGCTGCCGATGAAGCTGCGCTACAACGACGAGTGGCATGCCGAGTTCACCCCGCCGGTGATCGGCCGCTACCACTACACGGTGGTGGCCTGGGTCGATGCCTTCGAGTCGTGGCGGCACGAGCTGACCCGCCGCGTCGACGAGGACGACATCCGCCTCGCCGCCCGCACCGGCGCACTGGAGATCACCGGGGCCGCGGAACGCGCCAAGGGCGAGGACCGCGAAACCCTCGCGCACTGGGCGCGCTCGCTGCAGGAAGGCGCCGACGACCGCGCGATGGAAGTCGCCGCGCTGAAGGCGCTCGCGCTCGACGAGGACCTCGCCGAGATCGCCGCGCACCATCCGGACCGCCACCTCGAATCGCGCTTCGCCGCCGAGATCCCGCTGGTGGTGGACCGCGAACGCGCGCGCTTCAGCACCTGGTACGAGCTCTTTCCGCGCTCGGCCTCCTCGACGCCGGGCGTGCACGGCAGCTTCCGCGACGTGGAGGAACGGCTGCCGCTCGTCGCCTCGATGGGCTTCGACGTGCTCTACATGCCGCCGATCCATCCGATCGGCCGCGTGCAGCGCAAGGGGCGCAACAACACGCTCACCCCCGAGCCCGGCGACGTGGGCAGCCCCTGGGCCATCGGTGCGGCCGAAGGCGGCCACAAGGCCATCCTTCCCGAACTCGGCTCGGCGGAGGACTTCCGCCATCTGGTCGCGGCGGCGTCGCGCATGGGCCTCGACATCGCGATGGACATCGCGTTCCAGTGCGCGCCGGACCACCCCTACGTGAAGGAACATCCCACCTGGTTCCGCTGGCGGCCCGACAACACGGTGCAGTACGCCGAGAACCCGCCGAAGAAATACCAGGACATCTATCCCTTTCACTTCGAAAGCGTCGACTGGGAGGGGCTCTGGAGTGAACTCAAGTCGGTCTTCGACCACTGGATCGCGCAGGGCGTGACGATTTTCCGCGTCGACAACCCGCACACCAAGTCCTTCGCGTTCTGGGAATGGGTGATCGCCGAGCTCAAGCGCGAGCACCCCGAAGTGATCTTCCTCGCCGAAGCCTTCACGCGGCCGAAGGTGATGCACCGGCTCGCCAAGCTCGGCTACACGCAGTCCTACACCTACTTCACCTGGCGCAACAGCAAGGAAGAGCTCACCGCGTACTTCACCGAGCTCAACACCGCGCCGGGCCGGGAGTACTTCCGCCCCAACGTGTGGCCGAACACGCCGGACATCCTGCATGCCTCCTTGCAAACCGGCGAGGAGCCGGTCTTCAGGGCACGGCTGGTGCTCGCCGCGACGCTCGCGGCCAACTACGGCATGTACGGGCCGGCCTTCGAGCTCTTCGAACACCTGCCGCGCGGACCGTCGAGCGAGGAGTACCTCGACTCCGAGAAATACCAGCTTCGCCACTGGAACTGGAGCGCCGATGCGGGCCTGCGCCCCTTCATCACGCGCATCAACCAGATCCGCCGCGCCAACGACGCCCTGCAGTGGGACCACAGCCTGCGCTTCCTCGACATCGACAACGACCAGCTGATCGCCTACATGAAGACCTCGCCGGACGAATCGCGCGCGGTGGTCACGGTGGTCAACCTCGATCCGCACCGCACGCAGACCGGCTGGCTGCACCTCGCGCCCGACGACATCGGCGTGGCGCGCGATCGGCCCTTCCAGATGCACGACCTGCTGACCGACCAGCGCTTCGTCTGGCGCGGCACGCACCAC
This region includes:
- a CDS encoding trypsin-like peptidase domain-containing protein; translation: MLALAGLLGACASPSSPPDPIAVVSAPSAPAASAPAFSSLVASRSASIVDISTLRIGGADDRAVELELAPELDFADRLASPLPGSVRLSQTRDLASGVILTSDGLILTSAHVVAGADEAQVRLDDGRRFPGRVVGIDRRTDVGLMKIDASGLAPAVIGDSTGLAPGDWVAAIGAPFGFHGSVTAGVVSAVDRYVAGGGEVPYIQTDVAINPGSSGSPLFNSRGEVVGINSMIYSGSGGYMGLSFAVPINLAMKIAGQLKSTGRVQRARIGADFQEMTPALAQSFSLKQAAGALVVGVDPNGPARSAGLLRGDVVTAFDGKPIVRSTDLQQRISQGRPGSRSALEVWRRGAARTLWVVLSEEPAPRSILRPSVAVEWGDGLGLSLGELSSSQRLQLGIDGGLMVREAAGAARSEGIRAGDLIVAVNDTRVERIEDFQRSLSAVAPGRSVALLVMRDRRLAYVPVRLPERALKPAN
- the glgB gene encoding 1,4-alpha-glucan branching protein GlgB gives rise to the protein MDAYLFREGTHSRLHDRLGAHLAGDGQGASFAVWAPNATSVSVIGDWNDWNGHADALAPRADSTGVWEGRCQRARHGQAYKFRITAHGGRVLEKADPLAFFAEAPPATASRLWSLDYTWSDGDWMRQRAARNAADAPIAIYEVHAGSWRRHDGQPLDWRDLAHALADYVNSIGFTHVELMPITEHPFYGSWGYQTTGYFAPTSRYGTPQDFMYFVDHLHQRGIGVLLDWVPSHFPTDPHGLASFDGTHLYEHADPRQGFHPEWNSAIFNYGRNEVRSFLMSSGLFWLDRYHIDGLRVDAVASMLYLDYARQGTGWIPNRHGGRENLEAIHFLQQLNRATYRDHPDTFTVAEESTAWPQVSRPTDAGGLGFGMKWNMGWMHDTLAYMREDPVHRRYHHHRLTFSMVYAFSENFVLPLSHDEVVYGKGSLISKMPGDDWRQFANLRLLLSYMWAHPGKKLLFMGGEFAQRHEWTHEGELDWESLRSEQHRGVQHLVGELNRLLREEPALHELDFSSDGFQWLEPNDHEQSVVAFLRRSRSAGSLLVISNMTPVPRQNYCVGVPTDGTWAEILNSDARAFGGSGWGNLGAVRASPMRSHGQPHSVCLTLPPLSTLFLKVVADDQQAPAA
- a CDS encoding alpha-1,4-glucan--maltose-1-phosphate maltosyltransferase; protein product: MISKLLLRDDAPAPVDAVDGRSRAVVDAVLPIVDRGRFAVKRTVGESLRVTAHVFTDGHDVPRVMLQWWKDGDARSHELPMKLRYNDEWHAEFTPPVIGRYHYTVVAWVDAFESWRHELTRRVDEDDIRLAARTGALEITGAAERAKGEDRETLAHWARSLQEGADDRAMEVAALKALALDEDLAEIAAHHPDRHLESRFAAEIPLVVDRERARFSTWYELFPRSASSTPGVHGSFRDVEERLPLVASMGFDVLYMPPIHPIGRVQRKGRNNTLTPEPGDVGSPWAIGAAEGGHKAILPELGSAEDFRHLVAAASRMGLDIAMDIAFQCAPDHPYVKEHPTWFRWRPDNTVQYAENPPKKYQDIYPFHFESVDWEGLWSELKSVFDHWIAQGVTIFRVDNPHTKSFAFWEWVIAELKREHPEVIFLAEAFTRPKVMHRLAKLGYTQSYTYFTWRNSKEELTAYFTELNTAPGREYFRPNVWPNTPDILHASLQTGEEPVFRARLVLAATLAANYGMYGPAFELFEHLPRGPSSEEYLDSEKYQLRHWNWSADAGLRPFITRINQIRRANDALQWDHSLRFLDIDNDQLIAYMKTSPDESRAVVTVVNLDPHRTQTGWLHLAPDDIGVARDRPFQMHDLLTDQRFVWRGTHHYIELDPYRMPAHVMAVRRRLRDERDFDYYA
- a CDS encoding universal stress protein: MTAFQSLLVHLDGTARAAVRMNLALRLALAWRARVSALFAVAPSHLPLLPVGPGMPPLPPDARIEAEHRRRALATYDRSCALANQPCEWLELDGDPVIETFTRRALLADLLFLGQRDPADATGFDVPADFVESVVIGSGRPALIIPFAGEIADSPDSALVAWKPTRECARALAAAIPFLQKAHHVHLVEEDGAEWHSVPIDVRDYLRLHGIERVHEHARLAPDSDGEAILSIASDCDADLLVMGCYGHSRARELLLGGATRTVLDSMTLPVLMAH
- a CDS encoding phasin family protein, with amino-acid sequence MATRRNETDNLKKKEQAPAAAGKTAPATKAAPRRKPAARKPEATPEPPAQGTGSAKGLLRAGLQALGSVRDDVVKHQTNVIETLLGMPKTSNVSGRSAAARAFPALDVGLRKFEDVFDQRVAAAMQRLGLPRAEEVQALHEQVRLLQERIDRLERGGESPNRRRR
- a CDS encoding BON domain-containing protein; this encodes MRSDAQLRSDVQAELDWDPAIHSTQIGVIAADGIVTLTGHVASHAEKHAAESAARRVKGVKALAVEITVKLPDDATRSDADIALAAERGLEWSALVPAATIKPEVENGWVTLNGEVEWDYQRRAAEKAVRNLMGVTGVTNAIRIIPKVKVVDIEKRLHDALSRQADREAGHIQVTVEGSEVRLKGRVHSWAELNAVQGAAWSAPGVSSVVNDLMID
- a CDS encoding CBS domain-containing protein translates to MSQAISSLMQRPVVSVGMDDTVAQVEALLASRHLTWVPVLEPTNREVAGIISAADLVAFHAQGRDPATTRAWQMCTYKPVVVDAGTPVAMVAALMVERGIHHVAVSDRNGIAGVVSSLDFVRTFVPEGLR
- a CDS encoding TetR/AcrR family transcriptional regulator; translated protein: MASLKTRERILEASLALFNAQGLAAVSTHRIAAELGISPGNLHYHFNAKQLIVERLFRRFEERLELLNASAANVRAIDDLWLSLHLRFEAIDAYRFVYRDMAYLSGEYPVLGERARALTAQNLLAAQALCEALAAAGVIEATVEEAQMLALQMVFTTTCWLSFERLVPGRDALREADPGLAAFYTLALVSPYVSRESKAYLEYLRGKYLG
- a CDS encoding Crp/Fnr family transcriptional regulator, with translation MTQVFDQRAVDEASFAQRIADTLQLVQATLPVQRRMVHAGDTIYQVGQEFGSLYVVNSGLVKMVNLSSEGREQVVALHFRGDWLGLDGIAGGHYGCDAVAMDTGEVWSFRYDDLLRAALRTPALLTALHEAMSRQLARDHESLQSLCALPADARVAGFLHYWAEAMARRGLRTDQISLRMTRAEIGNYLGMTLETVSRALSRLARSDVIRFMEKGRRDIHIPRVEALTTFMAQVAGPASARAIH